The Gemmatimonadaceae bacterium genome has a window encoding:
- a CDS encoding single-stranded DNA-binding protein, whose amino-acid sequence MSRSLNRVSLIGNLGADPEVRTTSTGTKVAQFSIATSRQWNDPDGKRQERTDWHKCIAWNRSAEGAGLADIMESYARKGDKVFVEGRLEYRQYDDKEGRTHHVAELNVREVVLLSPRKAADDRAVPAQAASAPF is encoded by the coding sequence ATGAGCCGCAGTCTGAACAGGGTGTCGTTGATTGGGAATCTTGGTGCCGACCCCGAAGTCCGCACCACGTCAACCGGAACGAAAGTCGCGCAGTTCTCGATCGCAACGAGCCGCCAGTGGAATGATCCTGACGGCAAGCGCCAGGAGCGCACAGACTGGCACAAGTGCATCGCATGGAATCGGTCGGCGGAGGGTGCAGGACTTGCCGACATCATGGAAAGCTACGCGCGGAAAGGGGACAAAGTGTTTGTCGAAGGAAGGCTTGAATACCGGCAGTACGACGACAAGGAGGGCCGGACGCATCACGTCGCGGAGCTGAATGTGCGCGAGGTGGTGCTGCTGTCACCGAGAAAGGCAGCCGACGACCGGGCAGTACCAGCCCAGGCCGCATCCGCACCCTTCTGA